The Delphinus delphis chromosome 10, mDelDel1.2, whole genome shotgun sequence genome includes a region encoding these proteins:
- the PAK1IP1 gene encoding p21-activated protein kinase-interacting protein 1 isoform X1 gives MELVAGCYEQVLFGFAVHLEPKASGDQEQKWTPVADFTHHAHTASLSAVAVSSRFVVTGSKDETIHIYDMKKKIDHGALVHHNGTITCLKFHGNRHLISGAEDGLICVWDAKKWECLKSIKAHKGHVTFLSVHPSGKLALSVGTDKTLRTWNLVEGRSAFIKNIKQNAHIVEWSPRGEKYVVVILNKIDVYQLDTASVSGTITNEKRVSSVTFLSESVLAVAGDEEVVRFFDCDSLMCLSEFKAHENRVKDMFSFETPEHHIIVTASSDGFIKMWKLKEDKGVSPSLLCEVNTNARLTCLGVWLDRVTDTKGSLLPAVEPSPVSKQEQSKRKKKESGPEVQEEERQLKPDTKNCGLTGNSNKPTKGSSLVSTKKRKTVEMLEKKKSKRKKI, from the exons CAGAAATGGACTCCTGTGGCCGACTTCACTCACCATGCCCACACTGCCTCCTTGTCAGCAGTGGCTGTCAGTAGCCGTTTTGTAGTCACTGGGAGCAAAGATGAAACCATTCACATTTATGACATGAAAAAGAAGATAGACCATGGGGCTCTAGTGCATCACAATG GCACAATAACTTGCCTGAAATTCCACGGCAACAGGCACTTAATCAGCGGGGCAGAGGACGGCCTCATTTGTGTCTGGGATGCAAAGAAATGGGAGTGCCTGAAGTCGATTAAAGCTCACAA AGGACATGTGACCTTCCTTTCCGTTCACCCGTCTGGCAAGTTGGCCCTGTCTGTGGGTACAGATAAGACATTAAG AACATGGAATCTTGTGGAAGGAAGATCGGCAttcataaaaaacataaaacaaa ATGCTCACATAGTGGAATGGTCCCCAAGAGGAGAGAAATACGTAGTTGTCATTCTGAACAAAATAGATGTCTATCAGCTTGACACTGCATCCGTCAGTGGCACCATCACAAATGAAAAGAGAGTATCTTCTGTTACGTTTCTTTCA GAATCTGTCCTTGCCGTGGCTGGAGATGAAGAGGTTGTAAGATTTTTTGACTGTGATTCACTAATGTGCCTCTCTGAATTCAAAGCCCATGAAAACAG GGTAAAAGACATGTTCAGTTTTGAAACTCCAGAGCATCATATTATTGTTACAGCATCGAGTGATGGTTTCATCAAAATGTGGAAGCTCAAAGAGGACAAG GGGGTTTCCCCATCTTTGCTGTGTGAAGTAAACACTAACGCCAGGCTGACATGTCTTGGAGTGTGGCTGGACAGAGTGACAGACACGAAAGGAAGCCTGCTTCCAGCTGTAGAACCATCGCCTG TAAGTAAACAAGAACagtccaaaaggaaaaaaaaggaatctggcCCTGAAGTCCAGGAGGAAGAAAGGCAGCTAAAACCTGACACGAAGAATTGCGGTTTAACTGGTAACAGTAATAAGCCAACAAAAGGAAGCAGCCTGGTGTCaaccaagaagaggaaaacagtagaaatgttagaaaagaagaagagcaaaaggaagaaaatatga
- the PAK1IP1 gene encoding p21-activated protein kinase-interacting protein 1 isoform X3 yields MELVAGCYEQQKWTPVADFTHHAHTASLSAVAVSSRFVVTGSKDETIHIYDMKKKIDHGALVHHNGTITCLKFHGNRHLISGAEDGLICVWDAKKWECLKSIKAHKGHVTFLSVHPSGKLALSVGTDKTLRTWNLVEGRSAFIKNIKQNAHIVEWSPRGEKYVVVILNKIDVYQLDTASVSGTITNEKRVSSVTFLSESVLAVAGDEEVVRFFDCDSLMCLSEFKAHENRVKDMFSFETPEHHIIVTASSDGFIKMWKLKEDKGVSPSLLCEVNTNARLTCLGVWLDRVTDTKGSLLPAVEPSPVSKQEQSKRKKKESGPEVQEEERQLKPDTKNCGLTGNSNKPTKGSSLVSTKKRKTVEMLEKKKSKRKKI; encoded by the exons CAGAAATGGACTCCTGTGGCCGACTTCACTCACCATGCCCACACTGCCTCCTTGTCAGCAGTGGCTGTCAGTAGCCGTTTTGTAGTCACTGGGAGCAAAGATGAAACCATTCACATTTATGACATGAAAAAGAAGATAGACCATGGGGCTCTAGTGCATCACAATG GCACAATAACTTGCCTGAAATTCCACGGCAACAGGCACTTAATCAGCGGGGCAGAGGACGGCCTCATTTGTGTCTGGGATGCAAAGAAATGGGAGTGCCTGAAGTCGATTAAAGCTCACAA AGGACATGTGACCTTCCTTTCCGTTCACCCGTCTGGCAAGTTGGCCCTGTCTGTGGGTACAGATAAGACATTAAG AACATGGAATCTTGTGGAAGGAAGATCGGCAttcataaaaaacataaaacaaa ATGCTCACATAGTGGAATGGTCCCCAAGAGGAGAGAAATACGTAGTTGTCATTCTGAACAAAATAGATGTCTATCAGCTTGACACTGCATCCGTCAGTGGCACCATCACAAATGAAAAGAGAGTATCTTCTGTTACGTTTCTTTCA GAATCTGTCCTTGCCGTGGCTGGAGATGAAGAGGTTGTAAGATTTTTTGACTGTGATTCACTAATGTGCCTCTCTGAATTCAAAGCCCATGAAAACAG GGTAAAAGACATGTTCAGTTTTGAAACTCCAGAGCATCATATTATTGTTACAGCATCGAGTGATGGTTTCATCAAAATGTGGAAGCTCAAAGAGGACAAG GGGGTTTCCCCATCTTTGCTGTGTGAAGTAAACACTAACGCCAGGCTGACATGTCTTGGAGTGTGGCTGGACAGAGTGACAGACACGAAAGGAAGCCTGCTTCCAGCTGTAGAACCATCGCCTG TAAGTAAACAAGAACagtccaaaaggaaaaaaaaggaatctggcCCTGAAGTCCAGGAGGAAGAAAGGCAGCTAAAACCTGACACGAAGAATTGCGGTTTAACTGGTAACAGTAATAAGCCAACAAAAGGAAGCAGCCTGGTGTCaaccaagaagaggaaaacagtagaaatgttagaaaagaagaagagcaaaaggaagaaaatatga
- the PAK1IP1 gene encoding p21-activated protein kinase-interacting protein 1 isoform X2, with the protein MELVAGCYEQVLFGFAVHLEPKASGDQEKWTPVADFTHHAHTASLSAVAVSSRFVVTGSKDETIHIYDMKKKIDHGALVHHNGTITCLKFHGNRHLISGAEDGLICVWDAKKWECLKSIKAHKGHVTFLSVHPSGKLALSVGTDKTLRTWNLVEGRSAFIKNIKQNAHIVEWSPRGEKYVVVILNKIDVYQLDTASVSGTITNEKRVSSVTFLSESVLAVAGDEEVVRFFDCDSLMCLSEFKAHENRVKDMFSFETPEHHIIVTASSDGFIKMWKLKEDKGVSPSLLCEVNTNARLTCLGVWLDRVTDTKGSLLPAVEPSPVSKQEQSKRKKKESGPEVQEEERQLKPDTKNCGLTGNSNKPTKGSSLVSTKKRKTVEMLEKKKSKRKKI; encoded by the exons AAATGGACTCCTGTGGCCGACTTCACTCACCATGCCCACACTGCCTCCTTGTCAGCAGTGGCTGTCAGTAGCCGTTTTGTAGTCACTGGGAGCAAAGATGAAACCATTCACATTTATGACATGAAAAAGAAGATAGACCATGGGGCTCTAGTGCATCACAATG GCACAATAACTTGCCTGAAATTCCACGGCAACAGGCACTTAATCAGCGGGGCAGAGGACGGCCTCATTTGTGTCTGGGATGCAAAGAAATGGGAGTGCCTGAAGTCGATTAAAGCTCACAA AGGACATGTGACCTTCCTTTCCGTTCACCCGTCTGGCAAGTTGGCCCTGTCTGTGGGTACAGATAAGACATTAAG AACATGGAATCTTGTGGAAGGAAGATCGGCAttcataaaaaacataaaacaaa ATGCTCACATAGTGGAATGGTCCCCAAGAGGAGAGAAATACGTAGTTGTCATTCTGAACAAAATAGATGTCTATCAGCTTGACACTGCATCCGTCAGTGGCACCATCACAAATGAAAAGAGAGTATCTTCTGTTACGTTTCTTTCA GAATCTGTCCTTGCCGTGGCTGGAGATGAAGAGGTTGTAAGATTTTTTGACTGTGATTCACTAATGTGCCTCTCTGAATTCAAAGCCCATGAAAACAG GGTAAAAGACATGTTCAGTTTTGAAACTCCAGAGCATCATATTATTGTTACAGCATCGAGTGATGGTTTCATCAAAATGTGGAAGCTCAAAGAGGACAAG GGGGTTTCCCCATCTTTGCTGTGTGAAGTAAACACTAACGCCAGGCTGACATGTCTTGGAGTGTGGCTGGACAGAGTGACAGACACGAAAGGAAGCCTGCTTCCAGCTGTAGAACCATCGCCTG TAAGTAAACAAGAACagtccaaaaggaaaaaaaaggaatctggcCCTGAAGTCCAGGAGGAAGAAAGGCAGCTAAAACCTGACACGAAGAATTGCGGTTTAACTGGTAACAGTAATAAGCCAACAAAAGGAAGCAGCCTGGTGTCaaccaagaagaggaaaacagtagaaatgttagaaaagaagaagagcaaaaggaagaaaatatga
- the LOC132432833 gene encoding transmembrane protein 14C isoform X1 produces the protein MEKDSGPLVPIHWIGFGYAALVASGGIIGYARAGSVPSLAAGLLFGGLAGLGAYQLSQDPRNIWLFLVTSGTLAGIMGMRFYHSGKFMPAGLIAGASLLMVAKLGISALGQSHP, from the exons ATGGAGAAGGACTCTGGCCCACT GGTGCCTATACATTGGATCGGCTTTGGCTACGCAGCACTGGTTGCTTCCGGCGGGATCATTGGCTATGCAAGAGCAG GCAGTGTCCCGTCCCTGGCTGCCGGGCTCCTCTTCGGTGGATTAGCGGGCCTCGGGGCCTATCAGCTGTCTCAGGATCCAAGGAACATTTGGCTTTTCTTAG TTACATCTGGAACCTTGGCTGGCATTATGGGAATGAGATTCTACCACTCTGGAAAATTTATGCCTGCAGGCTTAATTGCAGGTGCCAG TTTGCTGATGGTCGCCAAACTTGGAATTAGTGCGTTGGGTCAATCCCATCCGTAG
- the LOC132432833 gene encoding transmembrane protein 14C isoform X2 — protein sequence MEKDSGPLVPIHWIGFGYAALVASGGIIGYARAGSVPSLAAGLLFGGLAGLGAYQLSQDPRNIWLFLVTSGTLAGIMGMRFYHSGKFMPAGLIAVC from the exons ATGGAGAAGGACTCTGGCCCACT GGTGCCTATACATTGGATCGGCTTTGGCTACGCAGCACTGGTTGCTTCCGGCGGGATCATTGGCTATGCAAGAGCAG GCAGTGTCCCGTCCCTGGCTGCCGGGCTCCTCTTCGGTGGATTAGCGGGCCTCGGGGCCTATCAGCTGTCTCAGGATCCAAGGAACATTTGGCTTTTCTTAG TTACATCTGGAACCTTGGCTGGCATTATGGGAATGAGATTCTACCACTCTGGAAAATTTATGCCTGCAGGCTTAATTGCAG TTTGCTGA